One region of Zingiber officinale cultivar Zhangliang chromosome 7B, Zo_v1.1, whole genome shotgun sequence genomic DNA includes:
- the LOC122005989 gene encoding potassium channel KAT4-like — protein MSSRVGVAPEGSDQQLAAAEGEAKQTAAPRLIARRHTSGQLKSFAALSSSLLPAFGAGLDGSHPELKRFVIAPFDPRYRLWQMFLMVLVFYSAWASPFELAFQQVGSGSLLVFDLVVDVFFGIDIVVSFFVAYFNRSTFLLVDDRRKIAKRYLRSPGLVMDVASTVPFQIIYRILTGKRNGGSVFGVVSLLRLWRLRRASKLFARLEKDIRFSYFWTRCAKLICVTLFAVHSAGCVYYWMAIHYHDKERTWIGSTVPDFEDRSIWLGYTYSMYWSITTLSTVGYGDLHAWNTGEKIFTIFLMLFNIGLTAYLIGNMTNLIVHAATRTFLMRDTIHKISRFASKHRLPEGMREQMMAHLQLKFKTMELQQEEVIADLPKAIRSTIAQYLFQRTVEGTYLFKGVSKDFTIQLVSEMQAEYFPPKLDIIIENEIPTDFYIIVSGAVDVLTSKSGTEKFLTTLGPGDVLGEIGVIFNIPQPFTVRSKRLCQVVRISHRHFMQIAQPYSADGKMVFSNFVQFLKELSKDLVEEVPFVPEVLSQVTEEEPSDEQEYIDAGLEGEQPEAYTPTSSELAKRVTIHGYRPGSTEKEDTIIAGKLIFLPDSMEELLRLAESSFGMQRSKVLSADGAEIDEICTIRDDDHLFIC, from the exons ATGAGCAGCAGAGTCGGAGTCGCGCCGGAGGGTTCGGACCAGCAACTGGCCGCCGCAGAGGGCGAGGCGAAGCAGACGGCGGCGCCAAGGCTGATCGCGAGACGGCACACGAGCGGGCAGCTGAAGAGCTTCGCCGCCCTCTCCAGCAGCCTCCTCCCCGCCTTCGGAGCTGGCCTCGACGGCAGCCACCCGGAGCTCAAGAGATTCGTCATCGCCCCCTTTGATCCTCGATACAG GCTGTGGCAGATGTTCCTGATGGTGCTGGTGTTCTACTCTGCGTGGGCGTCGCCGTTCGAGCTGGCGTTCCAGCAGGTGGGCTCGGGGTCGCTGCTGGTGTTCGACCTCGTCGTCGACGTCTTCTTCGGGATCGACATCGTGGTCTCCTTCTTCGTCGCTTACTTCAACCGCTCCACGTTCCTGCTGGTGGACGACCGGAGGAAGATCGCGAAGAGGTACCTGAGGTCGCCGGGGCTGGTGATGGACGTGGCCTCAACGGTGCCGTTCCAGATCATATACCGGATTCTCACCGGGAAGAGGAACGGCGGCTCGGTGTTCGGGGTGGTCAGCCTGCTGCGCCTGTGGCGGCTCCGGCGAGCCAGCAAGCTTTTTGCAAG GCTGGAGAAGGACATCAGGTTCAGCTACTTCTGGACAAGATGTGCCAAGCTCATTTGT GTAACACTATTTGCGGTGCACTCGGCGGGTTGTGTCTACTATTGGATGGCAATTCACTACCACGACAAGGAACGCACATGGATCGGAAGCACAGTCCCGGACTTCGAAGATCGGAGCATTTGGTTGGGCTACACCTACTCCATGTATTGGTCCATCACCACCCTCTCCACCGTCGGCTACGGCGACCTCCACGCGTGGAACACCGGCGAGAAGATCTTCACTATCTTTCTCATGCTCTTCAACATCGGCCTCACCGCCTACCTCATCGGAAACATGACCAATCTCATCGTCCATGCCGCGACCCGTACTTTCCTCATG CGAGACACCATACACAAAATTTCGCGATTCGCGAGCAAGCACCGGCTGCCGGAGGGCATGAGGGAGCAGATGATGGCGCACCTCCAGCTCAAGTTCAAGACCATGGAGCTGCAACAGGAAGAAGTGATCGCCGACCTGCCCAAGGCCATCCGTTCGACAATCGCACAGTACCTCTTCCAACGCACAGTGGAAGGCACATACCTCTTCAAGGGAGTCTCCAAAGACTTCACAATTCAGCTG GTTTCGGAGATGCAAGCGGAGTACTTCCCCCCCAAATTGGACATCATCATAGAGAATGAGATCCCAACAGACTTCTACATCATTGTCTCTGGTGCAGTG GATGTCTTGACATCAAAGAGCGGCACAGAAAAG tttctgacgacactaggCCCTGGCGATGTGCTGGGAGAGATCGGGGTCATCTTCAACATTCCGCAGCCGTTCACGGTTCGGAGCAAGAGGCTCTGCCAagtcgttcggataagccatcggCACTTCATGCAGATTGCGCAGCCTTATAGTGCCGACGGGAAGATGGTCTTTTCCAACTTTGTTCAG TTCCTTAAGGAACTCAGCAAGGACTTAGTCGAAGAGGTGCCATTCGTGCCGGAAGTGCTGAGCCAGGTGACCGAAGAAGAACCCTCGGACGAACAAGAATACATTGATGCTGGTTTGGAAg GAGAACAGCCTGAAGCTTACACTCCAACCTCAAGTGAGTTAGCCAAGAGAGTGACAATCCATGGATATCGCCCCGGATCGACTGAGAAGGAAGACACAATCATCGCAGGGAAGCTCATTTTTCTCCCTGATTCAATGGAGGAGCTACTGAGGCTCGCAG AGAGTTCATTTGGGATGCAAAGGAGCAAAGTTCTTTCAGCTGATGGTGCTGAAATTGATGAGATATGCACCATTAGGGATGATGATCACTTGTTCATATGCTAG